The nucleotide sequence AGAGGGGAAAGAGACTGAGAATAAAACAGACGATTTTTCAGAATTATTTGAAGAAACGAGAAAGTTCGCTCAGTCGGTTACAGAGAAGTGGGAATCGACTCTCAAGGCGAAAGGAGTCCATATCGAGATTGGGGAGGGCTTGTTGGTTGGGGCCAATGAGATCCGGGTCCAGGGTGCTGATGAAGAAAAGATAATTAAAGCCCAAAAAATTATTCTCGCTACCGGCTCCGGTATTGAAGCCCCGGCAACGATACCATTTGATGAAGAGCGGATCATTTCTGTTGATGATGTATTTAATGTTGGAAAAGTGCCGAGAAGTGTTTTGATTCTAGGCGGTGATGGCGGTGGGTGTGAATTGGCCGCCTTGTACAATAAATTGGGTAGTAAAACCTTTTTGTGCGATGAGGCTCCCCGTCTGCTTCCAGAACAGGACCCGGATGTCATAGAAGCAATTGAAGGCGAGATGAAGAGGCAAAAAATTAAGCTTCTTCTTAATAAAAAAGTGATTTCAATTTTTAAAGATACGGATGCTATCGATATCTCCCTGGATGGAGGGGTGAAATTTTCAGTCCAAACCATTATTTTAAATACAAGCAGAAAACCCCGCGTTGAGGGATTGGACACTGAAATACTGGGATTGCGTCTTGGAGAAAAAGGGCAAGTCCTGGTTAATGAGAAACAGGAAACTACATTAAGCGGGGTATATGCTGTTGGAAGTGTTACAGGGCGACGTGGGTTTCACGGACTATCTGAAGAGGAAGGAAGGGTTGCTGCGGAAAATGCTTTGGGGAAAAAAGCGCACCTCAACAAAGATTGGATTCCCCGAATTGTCTATACCAGCCTTGAAGTTGCTACCGTAGGTTGTTATGCTGGCACCGCCCATCACAAGGGTTTCCGGGCGGTGGAGGGAAGATGCAATGAAGATCAGCTGGATTATTCTCTGATCCGTGCGGATGCTTCAGGGTTTATCAAAATTGTTGCTGATAAATCCTCCAAGAGTGTCATCGGCGGACAAGTCGTTTCAAGACATGCATCGGAAATTATCCCTTTGATATTATTAGCCATAAAAAAAGGTTTGCCGGTAAATTCACTGGCAAGTCTGTCTTGTGGGGTTTCCACCCAGTTGTTGGGGGTTAGGGAGGCGGCAAGGGCTTGTGTTGAAGCCCTGCGAAAATAAATAGTTAAGGAAAAAACTGATTTAACATCTTGTCTTGACTCGATTTTTCAATTATGTTAAAAACCAACTCTTTGATTAAATCTAGCTAGCGCTTAAACCCATATTTTTATAATTCATCCACTTGAATAATCAGGTTTTATTATGGCTGAAACCACCGAAGTAAAAAAACCCGAGCCTGGTACGGCAAAAGACAAAGGAAAAAAAGATAGCAAGGAAGCTGTTGTCGATAATCTTTACTCCCGCCGAGATTTTTTTTCGCTGGCGGGTTGGGCGAGTTTTTTAGGCGCCCTGGGATTATCATCAGCATATTTTTTGCGCCTTCTTTTTCCCAGGGTTTTGTTCGAACCGTCTCCCATATTTAAGGCAGGTTTGCCCAGTGATTACACGGTTGGCGAAGTGAGCACGAAATGGGTTAAAGACCAACGGGTATGGATCGTTCGCGATTTAGAGGGGATTTACGTTATTTTTGCCCTTTGCACCCATCTTGGATGTACGCCCAGGTGGCTGAAAACAGAGAGTAAGTACAAATGCCCCTGTCACGGAAGCGGATTTACCAAAATCGGCGTTAACTTTGAAGGTCCGGCACCCAGAGCATTGGAGCGTTTGAAAATTTCGCTGGGCCCGGATGGCCAGATTGAAATTGATAAAAGCAAAAAGTTTCTTTACGAAAAAGATGAGTGGGGCAAACCCGAAGCCAAGTTAAGAGTTTGAATTTTTTTTAAATTTACGTTGACCTTGAGTTTTAGCTTGAGTTCATTGCTTTTTTTTATGGGGGGTTAAAGTTTTGGCAACAAAACAACCTGAAATTCCAAATATCGCCGAAATAATGAATAAGATTAAAAGCGGCAAGATTTTTGGCGAAATTGCTAAATCAATTACAGAATCCCAGATTTGGACCTCTTCGTTTCGGCATGGATATGCCGATACGCCGAGGAATAGGGTTCTGCAAATTGCCAGTAATGTCTGGATGCACTTGCATCCCGTCAAGATTCACCGGCATGCGTTGCGCATCAAATTTACCTGGTGTATGGGAGGGATCACTTTTCTCCTGTTTTTGTCAACGGTAGTCACGGGCGTGATCCTGATGTTCTATTACCGCCCGGTGGGTGAGTATGCCTATTTCGATATGAAATATTTGCAGTATGACGTGCCCTTCGGGATGTTGATGCGGAATATGCATCGCTGGGCGGCACATGCGATGGTGATCACTGTCTGGTTGCATATGTTCCGGGTTTTTCTGACCGGTTCCTACAAGCCGCCCCGGGAGTTCAATTGGGTCATTGGCGTATTCCTCGTTACTTTTACCCTTCTGCTGAGTTTCACAGGATATCTCCTTCCCTGGGATCAATTGGCAATGTGGGCGGTAACAGTCGGAACTAATATGGCTCGCGCCACCCCGTTTCTTGGACATGAGGGGCCATTTCAGGAATTTGTATTTGGAGTCAGCCCGAGGTACGATGCCCGGTCGGTATTGATAGGAGGTAGTGTTGTCGGGCCTCCTGCGCTTCTAAGATTTTATGTGTTGCATTGTATATTTATCCCACTGGTTGCTGGCGCTTTAATGATAGTACATTTCTGGCGGATAAGAAAAGACGGTGGAATATCAGGTCCCCTGTAATTTTCCAGTATGCAATTTTGAGTTAATGGGAAAGGATTTGTTTTATGGCTGAGCCTGCCAGGAAAAAAATAGAGGCGGTTGCCGAAAAGGTCCATGTCTGGCCTTATCTGGTGCGGATAGAGTTTCTTTGCGCCATAATTACCATACTGCTTTTGACTGTATGGTCTATTTCTATCGACGCACCTCTTGAAGAGGCCGCAAACCCGACCAAAACACCCAATCCATCCAAAGCCCCTTGGTACTTCCTGGGCTTGCAGGACATCCTGGTATATTTTGATCCCTGGTTTGCAGGGGTTGTCGCGCCGGTTCTGATCATTGTCGGCCTCATGTTGATTCCCTATCTGGATGTTAATCCCAAAGGTAACGGCTACTACACCTATACCGAGAGAAAATTTGCGATATGGGTCTATAGTTTTGGCTTTTTAGTCTTATGGATTGCCTTGATTATTATGGGGGTTTTTCTACGAGGCCCTGGGTGGAACCTGTTCATGCCCTGGCAATTTTGGGACCCGCATAAGGTAGTAGCGCTGGTAAGTGTTGATTTGCCTTATGCGTTTGGAGTTCGTTCCTACAATATGGCAATGTTTTTCGGTGGCGTGGTGGTTTTGGGCTACTTTGCTGTAGGCACTGGCATTTACATGTTTATGGAAAGAAAAGCTCTCAAAAGCGTTGGTTTTGTTCGGATGTTTTTGAAGATCCAGCTGGTGCTCATAATGATAGGGATTGTGGTTAAAATTGTTTTACGCCTGGGTTTTAACATCAAATATATCTGGGTGACTCCCTGGTTTAATGTTTAACTAGAATTTTCTAAGGGTTAGATCATTGGACGATCAAGAGAAAAATGAAGGTTACATTCCTGTAGAAAAAGTTTCCTTTAGCTTTGTGTTCTTCCTTGTTTCGGGGGCCGCGCTGTTGGTTACCCTTTGGGCGCTTTGGGATGACGAGTATGCCCGGCGCGGGTTCAAGGAACACCAGGAGGAATATTTCAAGGTTCAGTATGCAAGAGCCGAGGGCGACTGGAAGAAAACAAATAGCGATCTTGCCTCCAAAGAAAACCAGATTAAAGAGGGCTTGCAACAGGAACTGGGAAAGCTGGAGGACTCCAAGGAGTACCAGACTTTGGTGGATCAGCTGAGTGTGGCTCAGGTAGCCCTTGCTGAGATCAAGGAAGAGAAGAAGTTTACCGGAAGTCGATTGGATGAGGCTTATTATTATTATAAAAAAGCATTGCATGGCGGCGAAAACTACGATGTTCAGCTAGCGACCTATAAATCCCTGGAAAAAGAGTTCAAGCAATGGGATCCGAAGGTTGCAATAGAGCAAAAGAAATACGACCTGGCAGAATCCAATTTGATGGAATTTAAGGCAAAATACGTCAATTTGGAGAAAGAGTTAAAGGGATTGACCCTCAAGAGAGAGCAAATCCAATTGACCATGGATTATTACAAACCCTTCCCTTTTATCTGGAGACCTGCGGAAGTTCTGCAGACGGTTATTCCTGGTTTCGGCATCAATAGTTTTTCTGAAATTATTTACCGGGTTGACAGATGCATGACCTGTCATACCTCCTATAAGGATAATTATTACAAGGATTTTAAAAACCCTCTTAAAACTCACCCAAACCTGGAAGGTTTGATAGATAATCATCCACCGGATAGAACCGGTTGTACCTGGTGTCATTTAGGGCAGGGTACTGCTACCGCACCTGCGGAAGACGCCCACGGATCTCATCACGAGACGGATCAGACCGCCGAGATCAATGAGCCTATACTGCAAGGAAAGTTCATGGAATCCAATTGCAGGAATTGCCATGCGGAGGTTTTAAACCTTAAGGGCGCCCCGGTTTTATCTAAGGGTAAAAACTTATTCGTGAAACTGGGTTGTCATGGATGTCATCTGGCTGACGGATATTCTCAGGAAGCCAAGGTAGGTCCCAGTCTGTTGCGAGTTGGATCTAAAGTAAATCCTAGTTGGTTGTATCGTTGGGTCAAGAATCCCAGAGAGTATTTACCCAAAACCCGGATGCCGGATTTTGGTTTCAATGATAAAGATGCTCTTGGTGTCACAGCCTATCTTCTGTCTGTATCGGATAAGGCCTATAAGCCTTCTTATAAATTAGAGTCCGGTGACCCTGAAAAAGGGCAAAAGGAATTTGAAGGTGTCGGGTGTCTGGCTTGTCATCAGTTGAACGGCAAGGGAGAGTCCTTTGCTCCCAATTTGAGTAATATAGGAAGCAAGGTCAATGCGGACTGGTTGGTCAGTTGGGTGGGAAACCCGACTCATTATAATGATAAGAGTAAAATGCCAGACCTCAGGCTTACCAAGGGTCAAGCGTCTAATATTGCAGCGTATCTGATGCAGTTTGGCAAACCGAAGCACATTGCAGGAATTGCGGCCCGGCTGAATCATCCAAAAATGATTGAGCATGGCGAGAGCGTGGTTCGTGCGCGTGGATGTTTTGCATGTCATGATATCAAGGGAATGGAAAATGAAGGGCGCATTGCACCGGAATTGTCCGCATTCGGGCGAAAACTTATTCTGGAGCTTGAGTTTGGCGATGCTCATATCCCACATACCTGGGAGTCATGGGTAAGGGCTAAATTGAAAGAGCCGAGCACATTCAGGACCGAAAGAGTTCTGGATAAGATGCCTAATTTTCACCTCTCTGAAGAAGATATTGATGCGCTTGTGGTTCTTCTTAAAGGGTTCAATGGAACCAAAGTTCCTGAGAAATATCGTAAAGTATTGACAGAAAAAGAGAAAACCCTGGAAACAGGGCGTCGTCTCATAGATCGATACAATTGTAAAGGATGTCACCACGTCGAGGGTGAAGGCGGCCGTATTCAGAAATATCTCAGTGGCACAGCTCAATATCCTCCGCCGCTCGATTATGGTTCGTATCACGTGGGGGAACGAATTAAAGGCTCGTGGTTATTCTCCTTTCTGAAAAATCCAACAGAAGTCAGAAGCTGGGTGAAAGTACGAATGCCCACATTCAATCTGACGGATACAGAAGTACGCGATCTCACTGCCTACTTTGAAGCGCTCGCGCCTCAAAAAATTAATTACGAGGCCGGGGTTAACATCAGGAAAGATAAATCCGTCGTGCAAACAGGTGCGGGAATCGTCAATTATATGGATTGCGGAAAGTGCCATGATGAAGGGGCAAAGGGCATTGACTTTTCCATTGCCAGTGCACGGTTGCGACAAGATTGGATTCCTCGCTGGCTGAAAGACACCCGTGAATTGATTCCCTGGACCAAAATGCCGGCTCACTGGGATAAGAAGGGTAATGAGTATTTGGTCAAGACAAAGTTTGATAAGCTGAAAACCGTTGGAAATGTCGATCAACAGATTGATGCGGTCAAGGATTTTATCATTGCTTATAATTTGGCGGATGTCGATTTTGATTGGGTTCTCGGTGATGAAGCAAGCGGTGGGGGTAGTAGCAATGGCGCCGTAGAATCCGGGGCTGAGGATGATGCTGGATCTGAAGGTGAGGAGGAAGATTTATCCGAGGATCAGGAAGAGGAGCCCATAGAATAGAATTTGTTTGATCGCCTAAATTAGGGTAAAATATCTCTATAGATTTTAATGTTTCAATATCTCGGTTAGAATAAATTATGGAAAATTCTGGATTAGAAAACTTTTTATTGATTGCCACCAAGCCGGATAATATCCCTATCGGAACGATGTTATTGTTTGTGGCGTGGGTTTTTTGGGTTGCCATAAAACAAATGATTGTTCATGACCGGCATATCAAAGAAGGTAAGAAAGAAAAAATCTGGGATGAAATGATAAAATAAGTGGGCATATTTATAATTGCATTCGGTGCTATCGTTTTGGGATTGGTTCTCATCCTTTTCCTGAAAAACACCTCTCCACCTCCCCCTGTGGAGCAGATTCACTATGCCAACCCCGAAGACAAACCCCTGTACCTGATTGAACCCGACGCTTTCAAAGAGAAATGCCTCGAATTTCTGAAAAAGTTTAACTTGGAATACGTCCATTCCGTTTGGGCAACCGACCATGAATTGGAGATATTCATGAATGATGAAACTCCAGTTATCGGTGGAACCTACCTTGCCCTCTGCATCATTGATCCTCCCAATCGAACCGTTGATATAATGAAAGTAAAAGGATTCCTGGATACCGTGAAAGGTGAGGGCGCTTCGCGTGGAATTTTTATAACTACGGGGTATTTTTCCGATGAGGCCATCCGGTTTATCGAGGAGGAGCCTGTCGAATTAGTCAACGTTGTTACCTTTGTTGGTTATTTGAAAAAATTTGATATCTATTAGGTCTCTACGTTCACACCCCTTCCAGTTACAAGGTTTCACTATCCCGAAGTTTCTACTATTTATTGGTCGATTTTTTGTTTCCTGTTATTATATTTATCCAATGGCTGCATTGTATTGAATAAGCCCAATCCCTTGCGATGTGAAAAGTTGATATTTTTCGTTTTAAGGGAGTTTTTTTTAATTATTTGAAATAACATTATGAAAATTAGTGAGATATTGAAGCAGGGTTTGCATCCATTTTCGTTTGAATTTTTCCCACCAAAAACTGATGACGGATTTGAACAATTATTCCAAACCATTGAAAACCTGAAATCCTGGAACCCTGGGTATGTTTCCGTCACTTATGGGGCGGGTGGCAGTACGCGGACAAAAACTCTTGATTTGGTTGGGCGGATCAAACATCAAATTGGCTTGGAGGGCATGGCTCATTTGACTTGTGTGGGCCACACCACCGATGAAATCAGGAGTATTTTAGATCGGCTGAAAGAAGATGGGATCGAAAATATTCTGGCTCTGAGAGGCGACCCACCAAAGAGAGAGGATAGTTTTGTAAAAACAAAAAATGGCTTTGGTTTTGGCAGTGAGTTGGTGGGCTTTATTCGCAAGCACTATTCGTTTTGCTTAGGGGTTGCGGGTTATCCTGAGGGACATATAGAGAGTCCTGATTTAAAAATTGACCTGGACAATCTTAAAAGAAAACTGGACGCGGGAGCCGACTTCATTGTGACGCAATTGTTTTTCGATAATCGGTATTTTTTTGATTTTCTTGAGCGGGCGCGTGCCAGCGGTATTCAAGTGCCCATTATTCCAGGCATTATGCCGATTATCAATGCGAAACAAACTCAAAGGTTCACTAAAATGTGTGGGGCCTCCATTCCTCCGGAACTTATGGAACGTTTGGAACAGAACCAGGAAGACGCCGCTGCCGTCCGGCAGATAGGGGTCGAGCATGCTACCACTCAATGCGATGAACTTTTAAAGAGTGGCGTGCCGGGAATTCATTTTTACACTCTGAATCAATCCAAAGCCACACTCGCTATTCTGGAAAATTTGAAAGCATGAGTTGTTAATATTAATTGACCCCTATCCCAGCGGCTTTTTATTTGTGCATTTATTTGGATATTTCATATTCTGCCTGTTACTTATAGCTCCCGTGGCCGCGCATTCGGAACCCACCTCCAGGATAGGAGAAGTTCCTGAGGATATGGTTCTCATTCCGGCTGGGACTTATAAAAGAGGGTGTGACCGATTTGGTCCTCAACATGGGTCGCCGGCTCATCTGGTTTATCTCGATGCGTTCATGATCGATAAGTATGAACTTACCAATGAAAAGTTTGAAATGGTTTTTCCTGAGCATTTTCTCCGCCGCAGTCAGTTTTCTCATTGCAATAATTGTCCCGTGAGCAAAATCAGTTGGTATGAAGCGGCGGATTATTGCCATCTGAAAGGAAAATCTTTGCCGAGTGAAGCGCAATGGGAACGGGCGGCGCAGGGGCAAAATGGCTGTGAATTCCCGTGGGGGCCGGATTTTAACCCGGAACAGCCACAGGCGCGGGGAGGGTTGAAGCTCAAGGATAAGGGCACTCCCGTGGGCAGCTTCGCCCCCAATAAGAACGGAATCTATGACATGGCGGGCAATGTCTGGGAGTGGGTGAGCGATTGGTTCTCAATCCGCTATTATTTCAGAGAAATTATGTATAATCCCAGAGGACCCATTGACGGTAAAATGAAGGTCCGCCGGGGCGGCTCCTGGTCCGACAGTATAATGGCCATGAAAACCGGATACCGGGATTGGAGTTATCCTTTTTCCCGTGGGTTCAACGATATCGGCTTTCGTTGCGCCATTAATCTTAAAATGGATTCCAAGTAAAATGATCACCTCGGCTAAATTGGTGTATATAGACAGGCTGATAACCGAAGGCCTGTCCGAAGATGGGGATTCGCTCGAGTTGAATGGCAAGTTCATCGGCGATGAGGGCATGGAGGCTTTGATTTTGTCAGATAAACTGGGAGAAGTTGAGAACCTGGACTTGACCAAAAACTCCCTGACCCATAAAGGCGCCATCCTTTTGGCCGGTTGTGATCGTCTGAAAAAATTGAAACGGCTTTATATCGGCGATAATAATATTTCCGACAGCGGGACCGCCGCCATAGCCAAAGCTGGTTTTGCGTCCAACCTGTCTCTTTTGGATCTTCGTTTCAACAATATGGGATCGGAGGGTGGGTTAGCCATTGCCAATTCAGGTGAGTTCAATAAACTGCAGGTCCTGATTCTTCAGGAAAATGAGGTGGGCGACGACACCCTGATCGCCCTGGCAAAATCCGCGACCTTTGCCAATTTGCGAAAACTTAATTTTTACCGGACCAATGTGACGGCTAAAGGAATCAAAATATTAGCAAAATCGAAGTCCCTGCAGCGCGTTAAGCATTTAAATATCGCTAGAAACTATTTGTATCAGGATTCCGTAAAAGCCCTGGCAAATACAAAAACTCTCACCAATATCGAAACCCTCTTGATGTTTGACACTGGAATCAGCGACGAAGGAGTCAAAACCATTATGAGCTCGCCATCGTTTTCCAAGTTAAAAACCTTCCGCGTGACCTAGTCTGCTCTTTATTCGCCATATTAATTGCTCTCTCTGGAGCGATAGTAAAGATGGATGGGATTTTCAGCCATTCTGTCATATGAATAATACTGACTATAAATATCGGTATGGCACTGTTGACAGAGTCTTAGTCGAGCATATATTTCCTGCTAAGCAAGTTAAGCTAACGTTGGAGGAATTATGCATTTCATCTTGGTTGTTTTGATCTTTTTTTGTTTGATCTCCAGTGGTTGTATTAATGGAGGACAACGGCTAGACGCTGTGCTCAATCCTAAACCTATGGAGGTTGAAAATAGTAGCGACGTTGACAAGGCTATAGAAAAGTTTCGTGGTTCCTTCCCGGAAAATGTAAAAGAAAATATTGAACAGAAAAATGGTGTAAATAATCCGAACCCTAAGCCTGATGAAAGTGCCGGTGGTAGCCAGGAGGAGGGTACTGCATCTGGTGATGGTTCAGGTAAGTCTAGTGATGCTTCAGGTGAAGAAAATGCCAAAAATAATGGTGCAAGCGGTAACGGTGAGTGCAATCCTATCATAAGCAAAGGTAATGATACGGGACTATTTCTAAAAGCCACTTTTTTCCATAAATTGCAGGAAGCCGCAGCATGTCCTAAAGATAAGGAGAGGGTTAGCTTTTATATGCATGCGGGCATTGCCCTTTCAGACGAATTATGCAGTGTCTGGTTCGATCGCCTCGGTAAAGCTCAAGCTAAAGTAAATGCGGATCGCGATATTTTGAGCAATGTTGGAGCTCTTACAGGGGCTATTCTTGGGTTTTCTGGTGCTGGTGGGGCCGTTGCCGGTGGGGCCGCCGCTGGGTTTGGGTTTTTGGAAAACTCCTTCGATTCCGAGTTGGCGAATTTTATTGTAGCTCCTGACATAAGTGAAGTTCAGGAGGCGATTGACGTAGATAGAAAATCTAGGGCTTTGGCTCTAGAGGGGCTTAGTACTGAGGTCGATTTTTTTCAAGCGAGGGCGGAACTCATTCGCTACGACAATACCTGCTCCCATTTGGCAGTTAAGCGTAAGGTGAATGAATCCGTCGGGAATGCAACCCAAAAAACTAAAAGGCAGATCGAGGCAATATCGGCAACCGTATTTGATACTTATGTGAATGCTAAAAAAGCCAAGGTAGAAGCTGATGAAAGGTTGGTGAAGGCTATAGATGAAAAAAAGGACGAGGAGGGTCGGGAGAAAGAAAACGCTTTGATTGAAAAAGCCAATGAAAGGTTAAAAAAGATTTTTAATCCAACAAACCTTTCAACAGTAAAAGATCTCAAAATTGATCAAATCATTGCTTTTTATGTTAGACTTAATAACGGAAAGTGGGACCAGCTTGAAGATAAACAAAAGGATGACAATTATCGTCTAATAGATGAATATCTTTCCCAAAATAAGTTGGATGAAAAGGCAGTTGCAATTGAGGGTATAAGAACGGCTTTCTCCGTCTCCGTATACCGTTAAGGAAAATGAGAGATACAATAAATATGAAAAGTTTATTCTAGGGCCAAACTTACGTGAGTAAAAACCCCTTTTCAGTTTCCTTTTTTAGTTACCTACGTAGATATTTTTGACCAACCATAGATTTAGTGTGCTATCCCTCTGCCAGGTGCTACCATAACTTCAATAAAAAAGCCTTTATGCTATAAGGGCTTTTATGAATCCGCTTTATTCAGTTTGATTTTATTGTAGACTGAGAATACTTTTCCCGAATAATCTTTAGGATGCTTTCCACTTCTTAGATAGCTGGCGATGCGCGTGGGGCCGTGATTGTAGGCTTCCAGAGCCGTGTGCATTTTTCCAAACCGCTTGACCAATTTGTTCAAATAATAAGATCCAAGAGCGATATTCTTTTCTGGATGATACAGCGTGCTTTTTCCACTCCAGAGCATGTTCGCTTCCGAAGCTAATGCTTCCCCTGTTTTCGGGCGGATCTGCATCAAACCCAGAGCGCCTACTTTGGACTTGGCCCGGTGGTTGAAGGAGCTTTCGGTAATGATCAAAGCGGTCAGAAATAACGGATCGTACCCATATTTTTTGCTTTGCTTGAGGATGTGTTGGGAAATTTGATCCATTTGCTCTTCTTTAAGACCGGTTTTGTAATGGGTGATCACACTTATTATTTTATCTTGAATTTTTTTGTCATAAACTAGGGCGTTTATTTTTTCAAGTTTTTGATCCGGGTAGACGAGGAGCTTGCCGGATGTAGTTTGTACCACTTTAGCTTTAGCGATTCCTATTGTGGCCGGAAAAGATAAGAATGCAACGCAGGCAATAACCAGGGCAACGATCGGCAACCGAATTTGAGTATTAGAAAAAGTCATTATTTATCCCTTATCCAAATTGTGGATAAAACAATTCACTAAATATTGGATACAGGATAAAAAATCTGAGTTAAGGCGGGGTCAAGCGTAGGTAACGATTGAGCAACAATAATTAAAGTGTTTATAAAGCAGAAGAGTCCATGTAACTAGTTGTATTTATTAGTTTTAATTTTTAAGAATACCGGTCGTTCAACCAGGGTTCCGCCGTGTTGGAATAACCGCGCTTTTCCCAGAACCCCTTCTCGTCATAATCACGAATAACAATTTCCCCAATCCATTTAGCCCCCTTCCAGGCATAGAGTTGCGGGGTGATCATGCGGACCGGGCCGCCGTGATCCCGGGTGATGGGGTGTCCTTCCCAATTGTGCACGAGGAGTACGTCTTCCTTCATGGCTTCCTCCAGCGGCAGGTTGGTGGAATAGGCGTCATAGGCTTTAATATAGACATATTTGGCGCCGGGAAGCAGTTCGCATTGGTTGACGATGTCCCGAAACCGCACTCCCTGCCAATGATTGTCCATCCGGCTCCACGAAGTCACACAGTGAAAATCCGATACATCCTCGACTTGCGGAAACGCCATAAATTCTTCCCAGGAAAAGGTTTTGACGTTTTTTACCAAACCGGAAACGGTCAGATTCCAGGTGATTTCGTCTAGTTCCGGTTGAAATCCCAAGTCCAGAACCGGCCAGTTTTCAGTCACTCTTTGTCCCGGAGGGACTTTAGGGTTGCCGTCCCGGTTCAACTCCCCTTCACCCATAGGCATTTCTCCCTCCCATTGTTGCTTTTTCGCAAGGGCTTTTCGGTATTGGATCAGCTTTTCACGGCCTTGAATGCGCTTTGAATTAGGATCGTACATTGATGGATTGCAACTCCCAAATTATTAAAGTGATGGACTTCCAAATTGGATGAAAAAAATGACTAAATAGTTACAAAAAAACAAGTATTTTGGAATATTTATTAATCCTGCTAATTCCTAATTAAGGATAAAGGGATTCTTTCAAGAAACCGAAAAGGTAACAACGGTAACTCATTACAGGAGCAATTATTTTTCATGAATCTCAAAATCCTGACCTTTAACTGGCACGAGCCTTATCTTTGTCTTCTCGCAAAAATCGGCCACGAATTTCTGGTGGTCGAGCCTGAAATTGCCTTTGAGAAAATCAGACGCTGGGACACAAACATGCGCCCTGTACCGGAAAATGTGCGCTTGTTATCGATTCAGGACGCAATGGAACAACTTGACCAGAATGCAGTCGATCTGGTGATTGCCCATAATGTAAAAGATCTGATAGAGATCAGGGATTACACCTTACCTAAAATATTGGTTTTCCACAACCGGCTGACCACGGAAATTGATCTGGGAAAAGCACGGTAAATCGGGAGGAGTATCTATCGAAAATTCAGCCATTTTTAAAACCTGTAAAAAAAGTATTCATTTCTGAAAGCAAAAAAAGCGATTGGGGTTTGGAAGGCAAGGTGATTCCCCCTGGAATCAATGTTGATGAATTCGACGCTTATACGGGGGAGAATTCCTGCATTCTCAGAGTGGGGAACCTGCTGAAGGAAAAAGATCTTATGCTGGGCTTCACTGCAAGCGAAAA is from Nitrospinota bacterium and encodes:
- the metF gene encoding methylenetetrahydrofolate reductase [NAD(P)H] translates to MKISEILKQGLHPFSFEFFPPKTDDGFEQLFQTIENLKSWNPGYVSVTYGAGGSTRTKTLDLVGRIKHQIGLEGMAHLTCVGHTTDEIRSILDRLKEDGIENILALRGDPPKREDSFVKTKNGFGFGSELVGFIRKHYSFCLGVAGYPEGHIESPDLKIDLDNLKRKLDAGADFIVTQLFFDNRYFFDFLERARASGIQVPIIPGIMPIINAKQTQRFTKMCGASIPPELMERLEQNQEDAAAVRQIGVEHATTQCDELLKSGVPGIHFYTLNQSKATLAILENLKA
- a CDS encoding SUMF1/EgtB/PvdO family nonheme iron enzyme; the encoded protein is MLILIDPYPSGFLFVHLFGYFIFCLLLIAPVAAHSEPTSRIGEVPEDMVLIPAGTYKRGCDRFGPQHGSPAHLVYLDAFMIDKYELTNEKFEMVFPEHFLRRSQFSHCNNCPVSKISWYEAADYCHLKGKSLPSEAQWERAAQGQNGCEFPWGPDFNPEQPQARGGLKLKDKGTPVGSFAPNKNGIYDMAGNVWEWVSDWFSIRYYFREIMYNPRGPIDGKMKVRRGGSWSDSIMAMKTGYRDWSYPFSRGFNDIGFRCAINLKMDSK
- a CDS encoding lytic transglycosylase domain-containing protein, with the translated sequence MTFSNTQIRLPIVALVIACVAFLSFPATIGIAKAKVVQTTSGKLLVYPDQKLEKINALVYDKKIQDKIISVITHYKTGLKEEQMDQISQHILKQSKKYGYDPLFLTALIITESSFNHRAKSKVGALGLMQIRPKTGEALASEANMLWSGKSTLYHPEKNIALGSYYLNKLVKRFGKMHTALEAYNHGPTRIASYLRSGKHPKDYSGKVFSVYNKIKLNKADS
- a CDS encoding sulfite oxidase-like oxidoreductase, which encodes MYDPNSKRIQGREKLIQYRKALAKKQQWEGEMPMGEGELNRDGNPKVPPGQRVTENWPVLDLGFQPELDEITWNLTVSGLVKNVKTFSWEEFMAFPQVEDVSDFHCVTSWSRMDNHWQGVRFRDIVNQCELLPGAKYVYIKAYDAYSTNLPLEEAMKEDVLLVHNWEGHPITRDHGGPVRMITPQLYAWKGAKWIGEIVIRDYDEKGFWEKRGYSNTAEPWLNDRYS
- a CDS encoding restriction endonuclease; translation: MGIFIIAFGAIVLGLVLILFLKNTSPPPPVEQIHYANPEDKPLYLIEPDAFKEKCLEFLKKFNLEYVHSVWATDHELEIFMNDETPVIGGTYLALCIIDPPNRTVDIMKVKGFLDTVKGEGASRGIFITTGYFSDEAIRFIEEEPVELVNVVTFVGYLKKFDIY